The Gemmatimonadota bacterium genome window below encodes:
- the tgt gene encoding tRNA guanosine(34) transglycosylase Tgt translates to MFRLRIDQTASSGARAGSFRTPHGEVPTPAFMTVGTRGTVKGLSVRDLRENGARIVLSNTYHLFLRPGAEVIREAGGIARFSGWNGPMLTDSGGYQVVSLAALRNISEEGVTFQSHLDGSRHLFTPESVVRVQRSLAPDIMMPLDSPPVPGTSTAEQARADELTIRWARRAAEEFRRTETDSASGFPQALFGITQGGFLEETRRASAAALVELDLPGYAAGGLSLGEEKGLTRAMLGVTLDCLPADRPRYLMGMGTPEDLVDGISRGVDFFDCVLPTRNARNGQAFTGRGTRNLRLERFARDFGPLDPDCGCETCREYTRAYLRHLLKTGEMLGARLLTLHNVHFYLDLVDKLREAILTERFDEVRDATLSRLANAEE, encoded by the coding sequence ATGTTCCGGCTTCGCATCGACCAGACGGCATCCTCCGGAGCGCGTGCGGGTTCTTTCCGCACCCCACACGGCGAAGTGCCCACCCCCGCCTTCATGACGGTCGGGACACGCGGAACCGTCAAGGGACTGTCCGTCAGAGACCTGCGCGAAAACGGCGCGCGGATTGTCCTGTCGAATACCTACCATCTGTTCCTTCGCCCGGGAGCGGAGGTCATTCGTGAGGCCGGGGGGATCGCGCGATTCTCCGGATGGAACGGCCCGATGCTGACCGATTCGGGCGGGTATCAGGTGGTGAGCCTGGCCGCGCTTCGGAACATCTCGGAAGAGGGCGTGACCTTTCAGTCGCACCTGGATGGCAGCCGCCACCTGTTCACGCCGGAATCGGTCGTGCGCGTGCAGCGGAGCCTGGCGCCGGACATCATGATGCCGCTGGATTCCCCACCCGTTCCGGGCACCTCAACGGCGGAACAGGCGCGCGCCGACGAACTCACCATCCGCTGGGCGCGTCGGGCCGCGGAGGAGTTTCGTCGCACGGAGACCGACTCCGCATCCGGGTTTCCGCAGGCGCTCTTCGGGATCACCCAGGGTGGCTTCCTCGAGGAGACTCGCCGCGCTTCCGCAGCCGCTCTTGTGGAACTGGACCTTCCCGGCTATGCTGCCGGCGGTCTTTCGCTGGGGGAGGAGAAGGGGCTCACGCGGGCCATGCTCGGCGTGACGCTCGACTGCCTCCCGGCGGACCGGCCCCGGTATCTCATGGGCATGGGAACGCCGGAGGATCTCGTGGATGGCATTTCGCGCGGCGTGGACTTTTTCGACTGTGTGCTGCCCACGAGGAACGCGCGGAACGGTCAGGCCTTTACCGGACGGGGGACGCGGAATCTCAGACTGGAGAGGTTTGCGCGGGACTTCGGGCCGCTGGACCCGGATTGCGGGTGCGAAACCTGCCGGGAGTACACGCGGGCGTACCTTCGGCATCTCCTGAAGACGGGAGAAATGCTCGGGGCGCGTCTGCTCACATTGCACAATGTCCACTTCTACCTGGATCTGGTGGACAAGCTTCGGGAGGCCATCCTCACCGAGCGCTTTGACGAGGTCCGGGATGCCACACTCTCCCGCCTGGCGAACGCCGAGGAGTGA